CCAGTTGATGGCGTTGGCATAGCCGAGCCGGTCGAGCAGCACACGATGCAGCCGTTCCCACACGCCAGCCCGATGCCACTCGTGCAGACGCCGCCAGCAGGTCATCCCCGAGCCGCAGCCCATCTCCACCGGCAGAAGCTCCCAAGGAATACCCGTGCGCAGCACGAATAGGATGCCGGTCAGCGCCGCACGATCGTCCAACCGGGGCCGTCCGCCTTTTGGCTTGGGCGGCTCCGGCGGGATCAGCGGTTCGATGATCGCCCACAAGGCGTCGGAAACAAGAGGGGCTGCCATGCCCCTACCAACCGTTCCTGGCCGGTTTTGTTACGCACTCTAAAGCCAACAGCCCCCGTCCGCCTGACCGTTCTAACAAGAACAGGGGATCATGGAGCACCGCGATACCCGGAACCGCTGCCGGTTGTCCAATCACTCGGCATCAAAGGATGATTTTCTGGCATATAGATCGATCGCTCCCAACGTCACGATATTGAATATCTGTAGATCATCCAGAGTAATATCCTCAGGGTCTGTTGTCCTTTCATTGAGGGCGCTGAACAAGTTGTTCAAGAGCTTCATCGATTCTACGTTTCTTGGTGAATTACTGTCGTTGATAGATGTGTTGCGGGATCTTTCCATTAACTTTCTTAGAGCATTCAGGAATTCTATTCCGCAGGCTTTGTAAGCCTCTTCCGACCAATTCATGTCATGGCGAACATGAAATCCAATCTCTTCCATGATTTCGAATGTATGGATTCCATTCACGCAACAATTGATTGGCAGCCAGTAGTCCCACCACGGTGCGCCAAAAACAAGGTGACTCCGCCCAATAGTCATCATGGAGCCAGCCATTGAGAAGAACATATCAAACCCGTAAGAAAACTTGCTCTTGTCGGAAATTTGTCCGTTTGACAGGATGTTTATATCTGTCCTTCGAGAATAGACCATGGATCCACTGCCGAGGCTCTCCCCATGTTTTTCCAGTATGACCTTGCTGGCATCATCAGATGGCATTATGTCTGAATTTATAATTCCAACCCAGTCCTTATGGCTGGTTGTTATGTGACTGATTAGGTCGTCAATATAGATAAGAGGTTTGCCAATGTGGTCGGCGCTTCGATGGGCTTCTACGAAATTGATACGATTAAAGCGACGATCGGCAGATACGATTTTGGCCAATTCTTCTCTTGTATTTATGGATACGACCTCGAATCCCTGCTTCATCCATCCCTTCAGGCACGAATATTGATGATCGAGATTTTTTGGCGCCACCGACGTTGCAAGAATGAATCCGTTCTTGTATAGTCCCCGCGGTACAATCGGAGTGTTTTTCGCTTGGCTCGTGAAATAGCCACGAATCAATTTCCCGGCCTTCTTTACTTGATTGTGCTTGATCAGATCTGAGATAATCTCTAAATTCAAAAATTTGTTCTCTGAAATTTCTAAGATATGAGTATCGAGGTCATCCGCATCGCTCTCCCGGACCCGATGCTTCATGTAGGCGACCATTGCTTCATGGTTTGACTTATCAACGGCAAGCGCCCTCTTGAAAAATATGAACGCTTGATCGACGAGTCCGGCACTTTCGAAAACCGTGCCAATTCCAGAGATCGCTGAGGAGTTGGCGGGATCGAGGTCGATGGCCAAACGATAGCAGGCTATTGCAGCGTCGATTTCTCCCATTTTCGAATAGGAGAGAGCTGCACCAATGTAGAAAATTGGGTTGTCGCTAGAAATCCTCATGCATTCTTTAAATGCAGCGGCAGAAAGTTCGTAAAACTCCGACTCAAAGAGAGCCTTTGCATAATTAAGAGATGCTGAAGCATCAATTCTACGCAAATTTCTTGAAACCTTAAAGTGCGTCAAAGCTCTTCTTGGTTTTCCTGACAAAGCATAACAGATTCCAAGATTGTTCCATGCCTCAAGGGAGGCAGGCTCCATCGAAATCTTTACTTTGTATAGTTCAGCCGCACGTTCATGGTTTGCTTCATTGAGGGCTTTTCGAGCCATTTCCGTGACGGAATTCATGAAGCCTATTTCCCGCGCAACAGTTTGTAAAAGTGTTTGCCCCAAGCGGGTAACACTTTAGCCGCCTTGCATATGATTTCAAGTATAGAAATGAAGAAGAAGGACAAGATATTCAGCAACTTAAGAGCGTTTCAGGACATGATATGATCATTGAAAGTAATGCGGGTTGTGCAATTAGAGAATTCTGGTGAAAAAATAAACCAATGAAGGGGGAATTTTGTCGGAAACGCTGTTCCCTGCCAAAAAATTCAGTCAAACAGATGAAGCATAACTCTTTTCTAATACTTTTGATTGTAAGGTGACGCAAAAAGCCGGCGGCCTAAGAGTGCGTAACAAAACCGGCCAGGAACGGTTGGTAGGGGCATGGCAGCCCCTCTTGTTTCCGACGCCTTGTGGGCGATCATCGAACCGCTGATCCCGCCGGAGCCGCCCAAGCCAAAAGGCGGACGGCCCCGGTTGGACGATCGTGCGGCGCTGACCGGCATCCTATTCGTGCTGCGCACGGGTATTCCTTGGGAGCTTCTGCCGGTGGAGATGGGCTGCGGCTCGGGGATGACCTGCTGGCGGCGTCTGCACGAGTGGCATCGGGCTGGCGTGTGGGAACGGCTGCATCGTGTGCTGCTCGACCGGCTCGGCTATGCCAACGCCATCAACTGGGATCGTGCAGCGGTGGACAGCGCCAGCGTCCCGGCAAAAAGGGGGGTGAGGAGACCGGCCCGAACCCGACGGATCGCGGCAAGCCGGGCTCCAAGCGCCACATCCTCGTCGATGCTAACGGCATCCCGCTCGCCCTGAGGATCTCGCCAGCCAACCGGCACGACAGCAAGCTGCTGGAGGCGCTGGTCGATGCCGTGCCGGCGATCCGCCAGTGTGCGGGCCGGCCCCGGCGCCGCCCGGCCAAGCTGCACGCCGACAAGGGCTACGACTTTGCACACTGCCGGCAGGCGCTGCGCCAACGAGCGATCATTCCGCGGATCGCCCGGCGTGGCGTCGAGAGCAGCGAGCGTCTCGGCCGATACCGATGGGTGGTCGAGCGTACGCTCGCTTGGTTTGCCCGCTTCCGCCGCATCGCCGTCCGCTACGAAGTACGCCTCCGGTGAGTGCCGCCTTGGCAAAATAGGGTCCGACGTCTGAGATTTGCGTGGCGCGTCATTGCGCGGACGCAAACGAGTTGCAAACGTCATGGCTTACCAGCGGGTCGAGGTTCTGACGGGGACGGAGCGGCGGCGGAATTACACGCCGGCGGAGAAGGTCCGAATGGTCGAGGAGGCGTTCCGCCCCGGCGTGGTGGTGACGGAAGCGGCCCGCCGGCTGGGCGTGCACGAAAGTCTGCTATACCGCTGGCGAGGGCTGATGCAGGCGAGCGGGAGCGCGGTGGCCGAACCGTCCAGCTTCGTCGCAGTGACCATCACGCCGGAGCCGACCGTAACAGAACCGCCGGTCTTGGAGCCCCCTGAACCATTGCCGCCTCCAGCGACGCTGGCCACGAGCCCAGCGATCCTCGAGGTCATCCTGCCCGGCGGGGCACGCCTGCGTCTGGAAGGGCCGGTCGATCCGGCTCTGGCGGCGGCCGTCATCGGTGCTCTGGCATGATCCCGGTGCCGAGTGGCGTGCGGGTGTGGCTGGCCAGCGGACACACCGACATGCGCAAGGGCTGGGCAAGCTTGGCGCTTCTGGTGCAGGAACGCTTCGCCCAAGACCCGCACAGCGGCCATCTCTTCATCTTCCGCGGGCGCCGCGGCGATCTGGTGAAGATCATCTGGTATGACGGCCAGGGCAGTTGCCTGTTCATGAAGAGGCTGGAGCGGGGCCGCTTCATCTGGCCCACGCCGGCGGACGGCGCGGTGTCGATCTCGGTTGGGCAGATGGGTTATCTGCTCGAAGGCATCGACTGGCGCAACCCGCAGAAGACCTGGCGTCCCGAGGCCGCGGGGTGACTGCGACACGGTGAATCGACGCACCGGTTCAGGGGCGATTGCGGCGGCTCGACGGCGCGTTCCCAGGTAAACTGGCGCCATGACCGCCGCCCCGCTCCCCTCCACCTCGGCCGACGACGTCGCCAACTTGCGCGCTGCCTTGGCGCAGGCCGAGGCGCGGGCGGATGCGGCGGAAGCCGAAGCGGCGCGGGCCAAGGCGATGGCGTCGAACACCGAGGCGCTGATCGCCGGCCTGAAGCTGGAAATCGAGAAACTCCGGCGCGAACTCTACGGGACGCGCTCCGAGCGCAAGGCGCGTCTGCTGGACCAGTTGGAGTTCCAGCTCGAAGAGTTGGAAGCGACGGCCAGCGAGGACGAACTGGCGGCCGAGCAGGCCGCTGCCAAAACCACCGCGGTGGCGGCCTTTACCCGCAAACGGCCATCACGCCAACCCTTCCCCGACCACCTGCCGCGCGAGCGCGTCGTTGTGCCGGCACCGGCGAGCTGCCCGTGCTGCGGCTCGGACAAGCTGTGCAAGCTGGGCGAGACGATCACCGAGACGCTGGAGGTGATCCCGCGCCAGTGGAAGGTGATCCAGACGGTGCGGGAACGGTTCTCCTGCCGGGCCTGCGAGACGATCAGCCAGCCGCCGGCGCCGTTCCACGCCACCCCACGGGGCTGGGCCGGCCCCAACCTGCTGGCCACCCTCCTGTTCGAGAAGTTCGGCCAGCATCAGCCGCTGAACCGGCAGGCCGAACGCTTTGCGCGCGAGGGCGTGCCGCTCAGCCTGTCCACCCTGGCCGACCAGGTGGGCGCCGCCGCCGCGGTGCTGAAGCCGCTGCACGACCTGATCGCTTCGCATGTACTGGCGGCGGATCGGCTGCATGGAGACGACACGCCCGTGCCCGTGCTGGCCAAAGGCAAGACCGACACCGGGCGGCTGTGGGTGTATGTGCGTGATGACCGGCCGTTTGCCGGCCAAGCCCCACCGGCAGCGCTGTTCCACTATTCGCGAGACCGCAAGGGCGAGCATCCCGAACGGCACCTGGCCGGCTTCACGGGCTGGCTGCAGGCCGATGCGTTCGCCGGCTATAACCGGCTGTACGAACCTGAGCGCCGACCGGGGCCGATCAGCGCCGCACTGTGCTGGGCGCATGCCCGGCGCGGCTTCTTCAAGCTGGCCGACATCGCCGCGAACACCAGACGCGGCAAGGATGCCCCGCCGATCTCACCGCTGGCGCTGGAGGCCGTGACCCACATCGACGCCCTCTTCGATCTCGAGCGCGCCCTGAACGGCAAGCCCGCGGCCGAGCGGCTGGCGGCCCGCCAGGAGCACGGCGTCGCCCTGGTGGCCACGCTGGAGAACTGGATGCGGACGGAGCGCGCCCGGCTCTCCCGCCATGCCCCCGTGGCCAAGGCGATGGACTACATGCTGACGCGCTGGGACGGCTTCACGCGCTTCCTCGGCGACGGCCGGCTGTGTCTCACGAACAACGCCGCCGAACGCGGCCTGCGCGGGATCGCCCTGGGCAGAAAGGCGTGGCTGTTCTGCGGCTCCGATCGCGGCGGGCAGCGGGCGGCGATCATGTACGGCCTGATCACCACCGCCAAGCTCAACGAAGTTGACCCGCAGGCGTGGCTGGCCGACGTGCTGGCCCGCATCGCCGACCTGCCGCAGAACCGCCTGCCCGAACTGCTGCCCTGGAACTGGAAGGCAATCTGACTGCGGCACTCACCGGATGCGTACGCTACGAACGGCGCGCCGACATCTTCACTGCCTTTCACCATATCGCGGCCAGCCTCATCTGCTGGCGCTTCGTCCAGAGATGGTTCTGTTAGGCGCTCTTAGAGTGTGCTCGCGTCACGCGGAATCGCTTGGAGCGTGAATCATATGGACAGCCATAAGCTTAGAATCTGTCTGGTGTCTCAATGAGCGCCAGAGAGATTCTAAGCACGCGCCCGATTCTGTCGAACACATGAGGAGCTTCCTCCCCTCTGCCCGCCAAAGGGAAACTGCCAAGCTCTACCGCCAATGTGAGACGATCTGTGAGGGAGGCTTGTCGAGCGATCGACTGTTCCCAGCGACAGCGCTGTCATCGCCGTAGCCGAGCCTGCTCATCCAATCACCATGCCGTTCCCACAGGACATGCAGATCGTCAGCTGTCCATTCAGCCAGATTGGCTTGGTCCGAAGCAGTGCGGAAAAAGGTCGGCAGCAGCTCTTTCTGACTTTCGAACGGATTCTGCCAAGCTGCGACGACAGGCATTTTCAGGAAATCCGAAATCAGGGCAATGATGCGATCAGGCTCGCTCAGGATTTCCTCATAACGCAGAAACAACGTATGCGGCCGGTCGAGCGGATGCCAAGCATCCAGATTGCTGCTCCAATCGCTCCCGAAGGATTGACCATCGATCAGTTGGGGGATGCTGAAATCCGCGCGGGTCAGCGGATGCGACCTGAAATAATGAAACTGTGATATGATTGCCGACCGTGGATCGCGGACGATGTAGATAGCCGGATTGTCATCCTGAGCCGGTCCATGCGTTTTCACCAGGTTGATGGTATCGTCCACCGAGATGCGGGAATAGAAATCATCCCATGTCTCCGCATAGGTACGGTGCCCGACGCTGGAACTCACGACTTCGCTGATACCCAGGTCAAACCTGTCGTTGTACTCGGAGTAGGTTTCCAGCCCGAAGACCCGATTGAGGATCGTGCGGGTCAAAGTATTCCCTGACCTTGGATAGGACGAAAGCCAAACTAGCATCGACAGCTCCGGTTGATCCGCTGAATCCGTATGGTCACATACGCTGTCGTTGAGGCCAGCCAGCGAATTTCTGCTTGAGCATCCCAGCCAGTAATACCACCCATATTTGAAGATAGCTTTCGCTGACCCAGAATGCAGAAGGCAAACCTATCAGCATGAGAGATTGCTGACAATGCGCCTGTATACCAAATCGTCAACCACAACCAGAGCCTCCAGAGCCTCTCTGATACTCTGGTTTTCAAGATTCTGCTGATATCTGGCATTACCGTCAGGATTTACATTGGTCATCAGGACATTCTTGGCTGGAGGAAGCTCCATGAGACAAAATGCCGAATTCAAGGATATTTGATAATGATCGGCGGACCCCACAAAAGCGAAACGGCCTTCACAATTCACCGCCATGTCAAACAGCTCATCGTCGGGAAGGTCCGGCCCAATGACATTGGTCCTCGTGTGGTTGCAGGAGCCGAAATTCCCGCCGGCAAGCAAACGCGACTGTACGTTATATATGGATGAGTAAATCAGTGGATCTCGAGACTGCAGGAAATCCAACAACGACATAGGTTTTATCGCACGAAAGAAAGCGCTTTCCTGATGGTTGTCTGCAATTCTTTTCCAGAAATAATAGGCTGAGAGAATCCTGCGACGCGGTTCCCTCAGCATCGTAACCGCCCGAATGTCCGGGAAGCGCATTCTCATTGCGGAAACGGAGATATGGCCCTGGAAAATCGAATAGGCTGCAAGCCGGTCCGAATCCCACCGGGACAACTCCCACTCGAACGTGATGGGACACAGACGATCAAGCCCGTATGCCTCTGTGATCTGCGAGGCAAATGCGGTGCTCGCCGTCTTGTGAATCCTTGAGATGAGCCAACGCGGCAATGCCGTAGTCTCCATGGATGTACCGGAAGGACCGAATGTAAATCTCTGCCTCCTCGGACAGCAACATCCCTTCAATCTGTTTTTCTGGCTGTATGTTTGGAAGTGCGGAGGGCCTTGGGCGCCATCCCTGCAAACTCCCGCAAGTTGCAACGCGGCACTGCGCCGGCAACCGCCAACATTCGAAACCGAGGTCCGGAGGATCGGGAAAGGCAACTGCGCCGGTTGGCGGCACGTTCCCTTTCCGCGATCAGGGAAAGGGACTCACCCCTGCCCCTTCACCGCCGCCTTCTCGCGATCGACCACCTCCAGGATCCGCTGCAACGCCTCGGTGCTCAGCGGAGAGTCCATCGTCAGGCCGTCCCCGAACTTGCGGATGGCGCCGATGGCGCGGCGGCGGGCGATGAAGTCGTCGTCGCCCGGCTCGAACGGCTCGACCACCGGGCCCTTGTAGTAGCCGCCGCGGAAGCCCCACTGGCGGCGCCCGTCGGCGCGCCATTCGCTGCCGTCGGACAGCACCATGCAGCGCCCCCCTTCGGTATAGCGCTCCACCGTCGCGGTGGATTGCGGAATGGACTGGCCGCTGCGGATCGTCACGCGGTCGCCGACGCGGAAGCTGGCGGCAGTGAACATGCTGTTTCCCCATATTGGCGCCGGCCCTCAACGGGACCGGAGCGCCGCATAAATTCCGAAGGCGCTGTTTTCCACCAATTGCCCCGGCGAATCCAGCCCTACAGCGCGAAGCTCGCCACCACAGGCGCGTGATAGCTGACGGGCGAGGGCTCGTCGGCGTGATCGACCTCGTCGATCAACTCCTCATTGTGGATGGCGACCTCCCGCAGCCGCTCGGCCAGCCGGGGCGACGCCAACAGATGGTCCAGAAGCACCGGCGTGCCGGCATGCAGGACGGTATAGCGCCGTTCGTCGGGGATCGCCTGTTCCAGCGGCTCCAGCACGCGATTCGCCAGATCGGGATTGCCGGTGAAGTCGGGGGCGGCGCGAATCATGCGGACGGCGGTCTGCTCCAGGTCGGCGTTGCAGTCGCCGGCAACCACGATCAGCGCGTCGGGATCGGCATCGAACAGCCGGTCGACGGCCATGCGCGTCTCCAGCGCCTGCCCCGTCCGCTTGATCGAGGCCAGATAGAAGCCCTCGGCCCAGCCGGCCGCCGTCTTCCAGGTCTGGGCGCCGGCCTTCTGCCCCGGCACCGGGGCGGCGATGGGCGCGCGCAGATGCAGGTCGAAGACATGCAGGATGCGGCCATCCGGCATCTCCACCTCGGCATGCAGGACCGGCCGGTCCCAGCCGACCTCGGTTTCCTGATCCGGCGCCGGGTCGGCGGTGACGAGGCGCACGCGGGCCGGCGGCACCAGATGATGGCGCAGCAGCCGTGTCGCCCTGATCGGCCATCGGCTGACGATCACCGGGTTGTGGCGGTCGGCCGGCGACTCGGCGTCGCCCGCGGTGACGTGATACTCCGCATAGCGCGTGCCCTCCAGCAGGCGGGCGAGCGCACGCAGTGTCCGCGGCTCGTTCTTCACCGGGTGCTGGGCGTCGACCTCCTGCAGGCAGAGGATGTCGGCCTCCAGCCGCTCCAGCTGCGGGCGCAGGGTGGCGATCCGCGACTCGAAGGGCGGCTCGTCGGCGTCGTCGTCCAGGTTTTCCAGGTTGAAGGTGGCGATCCGGAACAGCGTGTCGGCCATGAAGGGCTCCGCGTAAGGACGGCGGGTATCGGCGGCGCAACTGTGGACTCTACGCCGCCGGTCGAGCTTATCAGAACAGCTCGACGTCGCCTTCGATCCGCGTCTTGCGCAGATGTTCCATATAGGACGACTCGTTGCGGGCGATGTCGTGCAGGGTCTGGCCGCCGATCAGCCGCCGCTGGCTGCGCCCGCTGGTGGGGAAGAAGCGCACGGCGCGCGGGCTTGCGCCGCCGACGTCCCAGCTGACCGTGGGGATGCCCTCCGTCGCCAGATACTCCATCACGAATTCGACGTTGCGCAGGCCGATGTTGGCGGTGCGCAGCGTGTTCAGATTGACGTTGGCGCCGCCGAACACCTTGGCGCGCAGCCGGTCGCGCCGGCCGGTGACGGTCAGCAGCCGGTTGATCAGCTGCTCCATCGCCGTGGCGCCGTAGCGGGACGACAGCGACAGCACGTCCAATCCGGCATCGGGCAGCAGGAAATGGTTCATGCCGCCGATCTCCGCCACCGGATCGTACAGGCAGGCGGCGACGCAGGAGCCCAGCGTGGTGGTGATGACGACGTTCGGGTCGTCGGTGACGACGCAGCCGCCGACGACGATGTTGACGACCTCCGCCCCGAGCCGCCGGTCATGGTAGCGGTTGGCGGCGACGTCCTGCCGTTCCAGCCTGCGGCGCAGGACGTTGCGCGCGGCAGAGGTGCAGGAACTGGCTGTCATCATCGGGTCTGGCACTCCCGCTGCCGGATGTGAACGGACTTGGTTCGGATGGACGTGCATTCAATCCGCCTGCGGACCGGGTTGTATCAGATCGACTTTGCCTTGCATTTTAACTGACACCCATACTTCGACGTATGACCTAGGTCAGTCAATAAGTTAAAACCCACCGTTCCAACAGCCCGCCCCGCAGCGCACGGGCGTCCGCGGCCCAGACGCGCGCGTCGGACGGGATGGCGGTCACCCGGCGGTCCAGCGCCGCATCCATCGCCGCCCGGCGCCGGGCATCGGCGATGAACAGGACGAAGCCCAGCCGCTGGCCGCTCGCCGCCGTCAGCAGCCCGGCCAGCCCATTGACATAGGCCAGGGTTCCGGATTTGGCCCGGACGCCGCCCGGCAGCGCCTTGCCGTCCTCCTCCCCCGGCAGCAAATCCCACAGCCCCGGCCCGCCGGCCCGCAGCAGCGCCGCCATCTGCCGTGGCGTGGCGCGCGACCCGGTGCCCAGCCCCGAATGGTTGGCCAGCCGCAACCCGCCCCACCCGGCCCCGTCCAGCGGCTGCCGCGCCAGCAGATCCTGCAGCAGCGCCGCGGAACGCCCGAGCGTCGCGACCTCCGGATCCAGCCGGCGCGCCGTGGCCAGCCCGATCACCTCCGCCGACAGGTTGTTGGAATGGCGCAATAACCCGCGGACCAGCTCCGCCAGCGGCAGGCTGTCCAGGGCCGCGATCGGAACCGCACCGGCCGGGGCCAGTCCCGGCTGCGGCGGCGGCAGGGCGATGCCGGCATCCGCCGCCAGCCGGCGGAACAGCGTGGCGGCGGCCAGTCCCGGCCGGGCCACCGGCACCCAGGCCCCCCAGGCATCGCCCCTCGTCGGCGGAGCCATGCGCCAGCGGTCGACCCCATCCGGCAGCAGCGGAAAGGGGCCGCCCGCCGCCATCGGCAGGACGGTGACGCTGTCCAGCGGCTGCCGTCCGGCATCGGCGACGCTCAGCGCCTCCGGTCCGCCCCGCCCGCCGCGCCCCCAGTTCAGCAGGACGCGGTTGTAGTTCAGCGACAGCGCCCCGGCCCCCGTGTTGTAGGGAGCGGCCCAGGGCTGGCCGGAATCGATCTCCGCCAGTTCGGGCAGCAGCGTGGTGTCGTAGAGGAAGCGCCCCTCCACCCGGCGAAGCCCGGCGGCACGCGCCTGGTCGAGCAGTTGCAGCAGGCCCTCCGTCGCCAGCGCCGGGTCGCCGCCGCCCTGCAGGATCAGGTCGCCGCGCAGCACCCCGTCGGCGGACAGGCCACCGGAAACAGTGCCGCCGGAAACCGTGCTGCCGAGCAACCGGGTGGTGAAGCGGTGGTCCGGTCCCAGCAGGGCCAGCGCCGCCGAGGCGGTCGGCAGCTTCGCCACCGAGGCCGGGACGAAGGGGCTGTCGGCCGACCGCGCCTCCACCACCCGGCCGCTGTCGGGATCGAACAGGACATAGCCGACCGCGGTGCCTTGGGGGCCCCGCACCTCGAAATCACTGGTTGCGGCACTGGAATCCCGCGCCACCGCCGGCAGGGCGAGGCAGCCGAGCAGGCCGAGGAACGGACGGCGGCCCAGCGGCATCGCCGGCAGGCTGCGCTTCGAATCGGCGGGGTCGAAATCGGGAACGACGGTCAAGGATCGGGCCTTTCCGCTTCTGATGCAGGATTTCATAAAGTATTTTGGGCAAAAATCGCTGGAAATCGCGAATAGGGACATAGCCGGTCAGCGTTCCGACAGGGGCTGGCCGAAGGGGGACGGTATGGCGATGTCCAAGCGGCGCGAGGCGCGCTTCGAGGTGGTGGTCGAACAGGGCGGCAAACCCAACATCGACGGCATCTTCGATGACGAGAAGTCGGCGACCGAACGCGCGAACTTTCTGCTGCGCCTTGCCAAGTTCCCGGTGGTGCGGGTGGTGAAGGTCACCGGCACAGGCCGGGAAGAGACGATATTCCAGAAATCCTCCTCCGGCGGCGCCAAGCTGACCACCATCTCCCCGATCGAAGAGGCCAACCTCTGCACCGGCGTGCTGCAGGTCTTTTCCTTCGACAGCCGGATGACCCTGCTGCGGCTGCTGCGCGGTTATTGGGACGACCAGAGCGTCATTCCGTCGGAGCAGCTTCACCGCTACTATCCGTTGCGCTACTTCGAACGGGAGGCCCTGCTGTTCAATCCGGCGCTCAGCCGGCTCGCCGCCATCCAGGCGCCGATGCTGGGGCTGAAGCCGCATGAGCGCTACGACCAGATCACCCGCCTGTTCGCCGGGCTGAAGGAACTCGCCCAGGCGTCCGACACGCTGGCGCCCTTCGATCAGGCGCTGATGCGCGGCGGGATATCGGGGCTGCTGCAGGCCGCCCTCGACCGCCCGGCGGAGGAGCGCGACCGCATCGTCACCCACGCCTTCGGCACGCTGCTGGAGCCCCACCGCGAATGGGGAGCCAAGCTGGCCGCCGTGCTGCGCCTGCACCGGGAAGGCGACGCGGAGAACGCCAGGCTGGTGGACGAATTCTCGGCGGAGATCGTCGACGGGCGGGAGCCGATCCGCGCGCTGATCGGCTATGCGCCCGATCTGGGTTCCGCCATCCTGGCGCTGCTGGCCGCCCTGCGCGGCGACCTGGACGACCGTCTGCCCCACACCGAACCGCTTCTGGCCCTGTCCGATGTTCTGGGATCCGACTCGCCCGAAATGGGCGCGAGCGGAGGCGCCTTTCCCCGGACGCGGGAGGCTCTGCTCAACCGCATCCGCGGCGGGCTGGACGGGCTGACGCCGCTGACCCGCACCGGGCCGGCCAGCGACGCCCGCGCCTTCGGCGCCATCGTCGACGGGATGATCGCCTTCGACGGCTTCATGGGCGGTCCGGCCATGGCGGAATCGCTGACCCGCCGCGGCAAGACCGTATGGGCGGCCGGCGGCAGCGACCTGCCCTTCGAGGAAACGATGATGCGGCTGGCCGGGCGCTTCGACACCGCGGCCGGGCGGCTGGGCTACCTGCTGGACCTCGGCACCAGCGCCTATGGCCACGGCAAGATCAGCACCGTCATCCAGCATGTCGCCGACGAGTTCAACCGGGTGAAATCGGCCGCCGAACTGGCCGCCCCCGGCGCCTCGCTCCAGGAGGTGCGCGAGGGGCTGGGCCGCCGCCTGCGTGCCGCCGGCATCCCGCGGGGGCTGGCCGACGGACTGATCGCCAAGATCGCCTCCATCCCCGACGGGCAGCGGATATCGATCACCGGCAGCGGCATCCCGGCCGGATCGCGCATCGCATCTCCGATACCGGAGGTGACGGTCGATGTCCATGCGCCGCACGCGCCGCGCCTGACGCTGAGCTTCCAGGGGCGGACGGTCGCCCTGCCCGATGCCGGCGGCGACATCGTGATCGGCCGCGCCGCCGAATGCGGCATCGTGCTGGACCATGCCTCCGCCTCGCGCCGCCATGCGGTGGTGCGGCTGCGCGACGGCGCCTTCACGCTGGAGGATCTCAGCCGCAACGGCACCCGTCTGGTGCGGCAGAACGGCGAACAGCGGCTGCTGACGCTGGGCGACGTGGTGCCGCTGTCCGGCCGGGGGGAGATCGTCATCGGCTCCCTCGACCTCGGCGAACATCCCGCCCGGAT
Above is a window of Azospirillum ramasamyi DNA encoding:
- a CDS encoding chemotaxis protein yields the protein MMTASSCTSAARNVLRRRLERQDVAANRYHDRRLGAEVVNIVVGGCVVTDDPNVVITTTLGSCVAACLYDPVAEIGGMNHFLLPDAGLDVLSLSSRYGATAMEQLINRLLTVTGRRDRLRAKVFGGANVNLNTLRTANIGLRNVEFVMEYLATEGIPTVSWDVGGASPRAVRFFPTSGRSQRRLIGGQTLHDIARNESSYMEHLRKTRIEGDVELF
- a CDS encoding D-alanyl-D-alanine carboxypeptidase/D-alanyl-D-alanine-endopeptidase — its product is MTVVPDFDPADSKRSLPAMPLGRRPFLGLLGCLALPAVARDSSAATSDFEVRGPQGTAVGYVLFDPDSGRVVEARSADSPFVPASVAKLPTASAALALLGPDHRFTTRLLGSTVSGGTVSGGLSADGVLRGDLILQGGGDPALATEGLLQLLDQARAAGLRRVEGRFLYDTTLLPELAEIDSGQPWAAPYNTGAGALSLNYNRVLLNWGRGGRGGPEALSVADAGRQPLDSVTVLPMAAGGPFPLLPDGVDRWRMAPPTRGDAWGAWVPVARPGLAAATLFRRLAADAGIALPPPQPGLAPAGAVPIAALDSLPLAELVRGLLRHSNNLSAEVIGLATARRLDPEVATLGRSAALLQDLLARQPLDGAGWGGLRLANHSGLGTGSRATPRQMAALLRAGGPGLWDLLPGEEDGKALPGGVRAKSGTLAYVNGLAGLLTAASGQRLGFVLFIADARRRAAMDAALDRRVTAIPSDARVWAADARALRGGLLERWVLTY
- a CDS encoding FHA domain-containing protein, whose amino-acid sequence is MAMSKRREARFEVVVEQGGKPNIDGIFDDEKSATERANFLLRLAKFPVVRVVKVTGTGREETIFQKSSSGGAKLTTISPIEEANLCTGVLQVFSFDSRMTLLRLLRGYWDDQSVIPSEQLHRYYPLRYFEREALLFNPALSRLAAIQAPMLGLKPHERYDQITRLFAGLKELAQASDTLAPFDQALMRGGISGLLQAALDRPAEERDRIVTHAFGTLLEPHREWGAKLAAVLRLHREGDAENARLVDEFSAEIVDGREPIRALIGYAPDLGSAILALLAALRGDLDDRLPHTEPLLALSDVLGSDSPEMGASGGAFPRTREALLNRIRGGLDGLTPLTRTGPASDARAFGAIVDGMIAFDGFMGGPAMAESLTRRGKTVWAAGGSDLPFEETMMRLAGRFDTAAGRLGYLLDLGTSAYGHGKISTVIQHVADEFNRVKSAAELAAPGASLQEVREGLGRRLRAAGIPRGLADGLIAKIASIPDGQRISITGSGIPAGSRIASPIPEVTVDVHAPHAPRLTLSFQGRTVALPDAGGDIVIGRAAECGIVLDHASASRRHAVVRLRDGAFTLEDLSRNGTRLVRQNGEQRLLTLGDVVPLSGRGEIVIGSLDLGEHPARIAWDVSGR